From Ancylobacter pratisalsi, one genomic window encodes:
- the betB gene encoding betaine-aldehyde dehydrogenase produces the protein MPRADVSVKETIVAPASVHAHDLSGRRHAGPGGEETRRREPEDVRRRQLIEATIDSLAEIGFNASTLSQIARRAGVSPGLVAHYFGDKDGLLEATLRFLSLRLYRATAARLRAARGPRARVQALIDANLAPEEFDQCTSSVWLAFWGQVLHSDRLRRVQRIYQARMLANLRHDLRGLVVDSDVHRIAITIAAVIDGLWLRSSLSAAGETDSVSARQVASAFVDAQIAAAAPAIPLNGSSMTAPIQTHANHIGGHYRPTGGQTFETRNPATGEVLATLEIAMEREVDEAVSVARVAQKSWAAMTGAERGRILKRVADLLRARNDELAHLETLDTGKPIQETSVVDVLSGADCIEYYAGLAAGLSGEHVDLGPSAFGYTRREPLGVVAGIGAWNYPLQIACWKSAPALACGNAMIFKPAELTPLTALKLAEIMTEAGVPAGVFNVVNGFADTGRLLTRHPAIAKVSLTGEVGTGKKVMADAAGTLKYVTLELGGKSPLIVFDDADLDDAVSGAMLANFYSAGEVCSNGTRVFVHERVRAAFLEKLVARVSRMVVGDPLDPATQVGALISPEHMEKVLSYIARGKAEGAKLLAGGARVTANGLDRGCFVAPTVFDGCTEAMSIVREEIFGPVMAVLSFSDEDEVIARANDTEYGLAAGVFTKDLARGHRVINQLEVGTCWINHYNITPIELPFGGVKQSGLGRENGKAAIEHYTQLKSVYVNLGHVEAPY, from the coding sequence ATGCCTCGCGCCGACGTGTCAGTCAAGGAGACGATTGTGGCCCCAGCTAGCGTGCATGCGCACGATCTTTCCGGCCGGCGCCATGCGGGGCCGGGCGGCGAGGAGACCCGGCGCCGCGAGCCTGAGGACGTGCGCCGCCGCCAGCTTATCGAGGCGACGATCGATTCCCTTGCCGAGATCGGCTTCAACGCCTCGACGCTGTCGCAGATCGCCCGTCGGGCCGGCGTGTCGCCAGGCCTTGTGGCGCATTATTTCGGCGACAAGGACGGGTTGCTCGAAGCAACGCTGCGCTTTCTCTCGCTGCGCCTGTACCGCGCGACGGCGGCGCGGCTGCGCGCGGCGCGAGGGCCAAGGGCCCGCGTACAGGCCCTGATCGACGCCAATCTGGCACCCGAGGAATTCGACCAGTGCACCTCCAGCGTGTGGCTCGCCTTCTGGGGGCAGGTGCTGCATTCCGACCGCCTGCGCCGGGTCCAGCGCATTTACCAGGCCCGCATGCTCGCGAATTTACGCCATGATCTCAGAGGGTTGGTGGTTGATAGCGACGTTCACCGCATCGCGATCACCATTGCCGCCGTGATCGACGGGCTGTGGCTGCGCTCCAGCCTTTCCGCCGCCGGCGAGACGGATTCGGTGAGCGCCCGGCAGGTCGCGAGCGCCTTCGTCGACGCCCAGATCGCCGCCGCCGCCCCGGCCATTCCACTCAACGGATCCTCCATGACCGCACCCATCCAGACCCACGCCAACCACATTGGCGGACATTACCGCCCGACCGGCGGGCAGACCTTCGAGACCCGCAACCCCGCGACCGGCGAGGTGCTCGCCACGCTCGAAATCGCCATGGAGCGTGAGGTCGATGAGGCGGTCAGTGTGGCGCGTGTGGCTCAAAAGAGCTGGGCCGCGATGACCGGTGCGGAGCGTGGGCGCATTCTCAAGCGCGTCGCCGACCTGCTGCGCGCGCGCAACGACGAACTCGCCCATCTGGAGACACTCGACACCGGCAAGCCGATCCAGGAGACGAGCGTCGTCGACGTGCTCTCGGGGGCGGACTGCATCGAGTACTATGCCGGTCTCGCCGCCGGGCTGTCGGGCGAGCATGTCGATCTCGGCCCGTCCGCCTTCGGCTATACCCGCCGCGAGCCGCTCGGCGTCGTCGCCGGCATCGGCGCCTGGAACTATCCGCTGCAGATCGCCTGCTGGAAGAGCGCGCCCGCACTCGCCTGCGGCAACGCCATGATCTTCAAGCCGGCGGAACTGACCCCGCTCACCGCGCTCAAGCTCGCCGAGATCATGACCGAGGCCGGCGTGCCGGCGGGGGTGTTCAACGTGGTGAACGGCTTTGCCGACACCGGCCGGCTGCTCACCCGCCACCCCGCCATCGCCAAGGTCTCGCTGACCGGCGAGGTCGGCACCGGAAAGAAGGTGATGGCGGACGCCGCCGGCACGCTGAAATACGTCACGCTGGAGCTGGGAGGAAAGTCGCCGCTGATCGTTTTCGACGACGCCGACCTCGACGACGCGGTTTCCGGCGCGATGCTGGCGAATTTCTACTCCGCCGGCGAAGTGTGCTCCAACGGCACCCGCGTCTTCGTGCATGAGCGTGTGCGCGCGGCCTTCCTCGAAAAACTGGTCGCCCGCGTGAGCCGGATGGTTGTCGGCGACCCGCTCGACCCCGCGACACAGGTCGGGGCGCTGATCTCGCCCGAGCACATGGAGAAGGTGTTGTCCTACATCGCCCGCGGCAAGGCCGAGGGGGCGAAGCTGCTGGCGGGCGGCGCGCGGGTGACCGCGAACGGCCTCGACAGGGGCTGCTTCGTCGCTCCCACCGTGTTCGACGGCTGCACCGAGGCGATGAGCATCGTGCGCGAGGAGATCTTCGGCCCGGTCATGGCGGTACTGTCCTTCTCGGACGAGGACGAGGTGATCGCGCGGGCCAACGACACCGAATACGGTCTCGCCGCCGGCGTGTTCACCAAGGATCTCGCGCGCGGGCATCGGGTGATCAACCAGCTTGAAGTCGGCACCTGCTGGATCAACCACTACAACATCACGCCGATCGAGCTGCCCTTCGGCGGCGTGAAGCAGTCGGGCCTCGGCCGCGAGAACGGCAAGGCGGCCATCGAACACTACACCCAGCTGAAGAGCGTCTACGTCAATCTCGGCCATGTCGAGGCACCCTACTGA